In a single window of the Streptomyces sp. CGMCC 4.7035 genome:
- a CDS encoding ATP-binding protein produces MRRAASWMTASYGVPNAVRHTKGPAALRVRWSAGVLRIGAWDADPEPPEQIADLEEGCGLALVRACADLWGWQPLARDGNRGKVVWCELTAAA; encoded by the coding sequence ATGCGCAGGGCCGCCTCGTGGATGACTGCCTCGTACGGAGTGCCAAACGCCGTACGGCACACCAAAGGCCCGGCCGCACTCCGCGTGCGCTGGTCGGCCGGCGTCCTGCGGATCGGGGCGTGGGACGCCGACCCCGAGCCGCCGGAGCAGATCGCCGACCTGGAGGAGGGGTGCGGACTGGCGCTGGTCCGGGCCTGCGCCGACCTGTGGGGCTGGCAGCCACTGGCGAGAGATGGCAACCGGGGCAAGGTCGTGTGGTGCGAACTGACCGCGGCGGCCTGA
- a CDS encoding DUF397 domain-containing protein: protein MRIWKSSYSGPGDGDSCVETATRPTHIAIRDSKAPAYGTLSFPTGAFTTFIDALKTHSTVTDFARFRG from the coding sequence CTGCGCATCTGGAAGTCGTCCTACTCCGGGCCTGGCGACGGCGACTCATGCGTAGAGACCGCAACCCGCCCCACCCACATAGCCATCCGCGACTCAAAGGCCCCGGCCTACGGAACCCTCTCCTTCCCGACCGGAGCCTTCACCACCTTCATCGACGCCCTAAAAACTCACTCCACCGTCACCGACTTCGCCAGGTTCCGCGGCTGA
- a CDS encoding holo-ACP synthase, whose product MSIIGVGIDVAEIDRFAASLRRTPGLVERLFLESELLLPSGERRGIASLAVRFAAKEAVAKALGAPGGLHWTDAEVYVEDSGQPRLRVTGTVAARAAELGVKSWHVSLSHDAGVASAVVVAEG is encoded by the coding sequence ATGAGCATCATCGGGGTCGGTATCGACGTGGCCGAGATCGACCGGTTCGCGGCGTCGTTGCGGCGTACGCCCGGGCTGGTCGAACGACTGTTTCTGGAGAGCGAGTTGCTGCTGCCCAGCGGGGAGCGGCGCGGTATCGCCTCACTGGCCGTGCGGTTCGCGGCGAAAGAGGCGGTGGCCAAGGCCCTGGGCGCGCCCGGCGGGCTGCACTGGACCGACGCGGAGGTGTACGTCGAGGACAGCGGGCAGCCACGGCTGCGCGTGACCGGCACGGTCGCGGCCCGCGCCGCTGAACTCGGGGTGAAGTCCTGGCACGTGTCGCTCAGTCATGACGCGGGCGTGGCCTCCGCGGTGGTCGTGGCGGAGG
- a CDS encoding RpnC/YadD family protein, which produces MVTSAHEGMHRIFQERPEILAPVFGVLGVPLSAKATVDAVATDVTETRPLERRVDTVLRIGPSDGEDFLLAIESQSKRVPGKEASWAYYVAYLQAKYRLPVLLLVVCQDGATAKWAAGPFDCGTRGWTAQRTYPLVAGPDNLPVITDARTAAKNLPLAVLSALAHARSADCGAILKAISSALQELQETDPDTAGYFFDFLEINLGDTPAGKKWKEIMSFVSYFPGRGTVRETAYLEGKAEGKAEGKAEGKAEGKVEDRASLILRVLEKHGTPVTEDARERITSCTDLDTLALWFDRSLTAATVEDLFAEDPEVPRSTPEEA; this is translated from the coding sequence ATGGTCACATCAGCCCACGAGGGCATGCACCGCATCTTCCAGGAGCGGCCCGAGATCCTGGCTCCCGTGTTCGGAGTACTGGGCGTCCCGTTATCCGCGAAGGCGACCGTGGACGCCGTCGCCACGGACGTGACGGAGACCCGGCCGCTGGAACGCCGCGTGGACACCGTGCTGCGCATCGGCCCGTCCGATGGTGAGGACTTCCTGCTCGCCATCGAGTCGCAGTCGAAACGGGTTCCAGGCAAGGAGGCGAGTTGGGCGTACTACGTCGCATACCTCCAGGCGAAGTACCGCCTGCCCGTGCTGCTTCTCGTGGTCTGTCAGGACGGGGCCACGGCCAAGTGGGCGGCCGGCCCCTTCGATTGCGGGACGCGCGGCTGGACGGCTCAGCGGACATATCCACTGGTCGCAGGGCCGGACAATCTGCCGGTGATCACCGACGCCAGGACCGCGGCGAAGAACCTCCCACTGGCCGTGCTCTCCGCCCTGGCACACGCCCGCAGCGCCGACTGCGGCGCCATACTGAAGGCAATCAGCAGCGCCCTTCAGGAACTCCAGGAAACGGACCCGGACACCGCCGGGTACTTCTTCGACTTCCTGGAAATCAACCTGGGTGACACCCCAGCCGGAAAGAAATGGAAGGAAATCATGTCGTTCGTTAGCTACTTCCCCGGCCGGGGGACGGTCCGTGAGACGGCCTACCTGGAAGGCAAGGCGGAAGGCAAGGCGGAAGGCAAGGCGGAAGGTAAGGCGGAAGGCAAGGTCGAGGACCGCGCATCGCTGATCCTGCGCGTCCTGGAGAAGCACGGAACCCCCGTCACCGAGGACGCGCGGGAGCGCATCACCTCGTGCACTGACCTCGATACCCTCGCGCTCTGGTTCGACCGCTCCCTGACGGCCGCGACGGTCGAGGATCTGTTCGCCGAGGACCCGGAGGTTCCGAGGAGCACTCCTGAAGAGGCCTGA